The DNA window CCTTGACCGGTGATGTAGGTGCCGTTGTCGATCAGATCCTGCGTGACGCGGTTCCAGCCGCTGTTCTGCACGCTGTGATATTGCTGGAAGGTGCCGCCGAATTCGGCCAGCAGGTTGGGGGTGATGTCGGTGTCGAAGGCCGCCGAGAACAGGGCATTGTGAGTGAAGACATTGCGGTAATAGCTGCCCGAATCCTCAAGCTCGCCATAAAGGCTGTAGCCGAATTCATGGCCTCCGACCTTGCCCGGACCGGTGACGCTGGCTTTCAACACCTTGCGGCCCCAGCTTCCCAGATCGAGCTGGATGTCGCCCTTGGCCTCGGGCGCATAGGTGCCGTTGGCCGCGCGCGCGGTCTTGGGCACGAAGTTCATATAGCCGCCGATCTTGGACGGACCATAGATCACGCTGGCGGGCCCGCGCACGATGTCGATGCGGTCGGCAGCGCCGATCGGGGTGGAATAGTTGCCCGGATTGTCCAGCCGCAGCATGCCGCGATAGTAAACGTCCGAAGGCGCGCCACGGATATCCAGCGCGCCGCCGGTGCCGAAGAAGGAGGAGGTAAAGGTACCCGGCGCCTGCGAGACCAGATCGTAGATCTGGGTGATGCCGAAGCGCTCCATCTGCTCTTTCGAGACGGTCGAAGCCGAACGCGGCGTTTCCACCAGCGTCTTGTTGAAACCGAAGACCGAGCCGACATCCTTCAAGGGCAAGGCCCCCAGCGAGCCTTGCACCACGATATCGGGCTTCTGTTCGCCAGCGGGATCAGGCTCCGGCGCGGGGACGGGAGCCGGCGCGGGCGCGTCGGCGGCAAAGGCGGGAACGCTCAGTGAAACGCAGGTCAGCATGCTGGCCAACATCAGCGCGCGGCGCGCCCTCTGGCCGGTAACGGTCGATGTGCGATGGTCAAGACGCGGCATTGTTGCCCCCATATTTGCGGCCAGACGGGGCTCTACCCTCGCCTCGCCAAGATTGCTGAACCTCCAATCCCAGGCATTTCATTTATGTTTTTGAATGCTTTGTGCGCCGTTGCGCCCTTCCGTCAGGCGCTCTTGTTCTCCTCGATGGCGCGGCGTTCGAAAGCGGCGAGCTGGCCTTCCAGAGCCAGTTGCATCCGCGCCTTTTCACTGCCCGCCGCCAGCACACGGCAGGCGGCGGCCTCGAACCCTGCCGCGCAGGCTGCCACGGGCAGGCCGACATGGCGGCTCTGCCAAAGGCTGGCACCGGGGATGAAGCTGAACTCCAGCCCATTGCGCGAGATCTGCTTGAGGTCGCGATAGGTCAGCCCCTGCTCGCGAATGGCGCGCAGATATTCATTGGTCATATCGGTGCGCAGCACGCCCTGATCGTCGGTGGAGAGCACCACCGGCACCCCGCGCCGCCGATAGAGATTGAGCGGATGATCCGCGCCGGACACGCCAAGGATCACCGCATTGCTGGTGAGGTTGATCTCCACCGCGATGCCCTCGCGCGCCATGCGGGCCATGGTGGCATTGGCCTCGCTTTCCAGTGCGATATCCGTGCCATGGCCGATGCGCTGGGCGCCGCCGTCGCGGATGGCCTTGGCGATATGGTCGGCAAGATCGGTGGGCGGCACCAGTCCGAAAGCCAGCTCTCCGGCATGCAGGCTGCGGTGGACCTGTGGATATTGCCCCTCCAGAAAGCGGAACATTGCCATATGCAGGTCGTAGTCCCGCAGCGAGATCGGCCAGTCCTCAGGCTCGACGATGTTGACACCGACATAGCGCGGATCGCGCGCCGCCAGCGCAAAGCTGGCCATCAGCGACCGGAAAGCGCCGAGCGGCGGCATGCCCCGCGCCGATTGCGCCAGATAATGCACCGCCACGCCGCAGCCGGCTTCGGCCCTGTCCGTGCCGCAGCCCATGGCGGCTTTCACCTGCTGCTCCTGCGCATCGAGAGCGGCCACCGAGCGGGCAACCACCGCCTCCATCACGGGCTTTTCCCGTGCGAAGATGCGGGGCAGATCGGCCTGCGTCAGAGCCTCATCGGGCGCCGCCCCGGCCCAGCCCCAGATGCCGCCCGGATTATGCTGCAACTCAAGGTAGAGCACATGGTCCAGCGCGGCGATGCGCCGGGTCGAGACCAGCCCTTGCGCTTCCTTGCCCGTCTCGGCAGGGCCGAATTTCTCGAAACTGTCGAAGAACTGGGTATGGCCGCTGGTGTCGTTGCGGCCCACGCCATGCTGCCAGCCGCGCGTGGAGAGATTGTCGATCATCCGGGCGAAGAGGAAAGGTTGCTTTTCCGCGACCTCCTTCTCGGAGAAACCCGGCGCGCAGGGCGGCTGGGCGAAGGCCAGCGTGGCAGCATCGATGCACAGGCCTTTCTCGCCCGCCCAGCGCATGAAATCCTCGGCATAGACCGAACCGCCCATGTGATTGTGCAGATCGCCACCCTTGGGCATGGCGCGCAGCAGCACGCGCAAAGCCGTGGGGCTGGCGGCGGCATGGTCGAAGATGGCGGCCACCTGCGCCTCGCGCACCGCCGCCATCGTTTGCTGAGGCGCCGCCATCAAGGGCGCACCGACCAGCAACGCAGCCGCAGCAAAACCGGTTCGTGAAAGCAGGCGAAGGATCACGCCTTGGCACCCGACCAGACGTCAGCCTTTTGCGCACAGGAAAAAACAGGCCGCAAGCAAGGGTGGCCAAACCGAAACGAACGCATGGTGTGGGCCCCTATCCGATCCCCGTTTCACCGAAACTGACCGAGGCACCCGTTTCAATCAACCATAATGAATTCAACATCTCGTTCTAAAAATTAGTCCACCCTCAGAAATGCCGCAGTGCAGCGGGCCGTTTCAAAAGAACGCACTCCCAACCGGACCGAAAACGAATTTTCAGAACACCCCGTGCTTGTAACGATGATGGACGCCCCGGTGAATCACCGATACCCGAGCAGCCAATTCCACAGTCAAATGGATCGCTGCTCGACCGGCGGCGGACATGAAACGGGGCGAGGCACGGATCGGCTTCTGCCCCGGCCCCGTTTCGCGCGGGATCGTGGCGCCGCACAGCATATCCATAGGGGGCAATTCAAAATCCATGACGGGCCGCCAAAGCCACCGCATCCTCACACGCAGCCTGATGGCCATGGGCGCGCTGACGGTGACCGCCGCTTCGCTGGTGCGTTCGCAAGAAAGCGCGCCGATTGCTCCCATAACACGCCCGGCCCCCGATGTGGCCGCGCTGTTCGATGCCTATTGCTCCTCCTGCCACAATGACATCGACAAGGTCGCCTCCTTCTCGCTCGACGATCTGAAACCAGGCGATGTGGCGCAGGGCGCGCATGCCGATGCCTGGGAGAAGATCCTGAGCAAGATGGCCCGGCAGGAAATGCCCCCGCGCAGCAAGGACCAGCCCAGCCCGGCCGAGCGCGCCGCGCTGGTCGCCTGGCTGCAAAGCGCGCTGGACGGCTACGCCCGCGCCCATCCCGATCCGGGTCGCGCCACGGTGCGCCGCCTCAACCGTGTGGAATATGCCAATGCGGTGCGCGATCTGCTGGGGCTGCAGGTCGATGTCAGCCGCGATCTGCCGCAGGACAATTCAGGCTATGGCTTCGACAACATTGCCGATGTGCTCTCGGTCTCGCCCACGCTGGTCGAGCGCTATGTGCTGGTGGCAGGCCGCGTGGCGCGGCTGGCGACGGGGCTTGGTCCCGTAAAGCCCTTCGCCACCACGCATGATATTCCCAAGGACGGCTCGATCATGAATTCGGGCCGCCCGGCCTACAATGACCGCATGAGCGAGCGCCTGCCGATCGGCTCACGCGGGGGCGGCGCCTTCGATTACTACGCGCGCGCCGGCGGCACCTATGAGGTGGCGGGCTGGCTCAACGCCAACACCAACAATGAAGCCGACCGCATGGCCGAGGACCGCGTGGCGGTGCGCGTGCCGCTGCAGGCCGGAGCCCATGTGATCGGCCTCTCCTTCCGCAAGAGCATCGCGCCCGATGAAAGCGTGCAGACGCTGCGCAACACCACCGACAAGGTGCCGTTGCCGGTGGACAAGCCCATCATGCTGCCGATGGATGTGTCGGTGGATGGGGTGAAGGTGCAGACCGTTCAGGTGCCTTCCTACCGCATGAGCCAGCGCTATTCGCAGCAGAATTTCCCGCGCGATGTGATGGAGATCGATGTTCTGGGCCCCTACGATGTGGCGGCAAAAGCACCGCTGCCCGATACGCCCAGCCGCCGCCGCATTTTTACCTGCCATCCTTCCAGTGCGGCGCAGGAAGAGCCTTGCGCACGCTCCATCGTCACCTCATTGGCGCGCCACGCCTATCGCCGCCCAGTCAGCCAGAGCGATATCGCCCCGCTGATGAAGACTTACGCCGAGGAGCGCAAAACCGGCAGCTTCGAGACGGGTGTCGAAGCGGCGGTGGAAGCTATCCTCGTCTCCCCCCATTTCCTCTTCGCAGTGGAGGGCGATCCGGCGGGCGCGGCGCCCGGTTCGGTGCATGCGGTCGGCGATCTGGAACTGGCCACCCGCCTCTCGCTGTTCCTGTGGAGTTCGATCCCCGATGAGCAACTGCTGACTCTGGCCCAGCAGAACCGCTTGCACGATCCGGCAGTGATGAACGCCCAGATCACCCGCATGCTGGCCGATCCGCGCTCCACCGCGCTGACGAAGAACTTCGCCGGGCAGTGGCTCTATCTGCGCAACCTCGACCAGCAGCGGCCCGATACCGATGTCTTCCCCCAGTTCGATGTGCGCCTGCGCGCCGCCATGGCGCAGGAAACCGAGCTGTTCTTCACCCATGTGCTGCAATCGAACCGCAGCGTGCTGGATTTCCTGTCCTCGGACTACACCTTCCTCAACGCCAGATTGGCCCAGCATTACGGCATTCCGGGTATCAACGGCACGGCAATGCGTCTGGTGAAGCTGGACCCGGCATGGCATCGCGGCGGCCTGCTGGGTCAGGCCAGCATTCTGACGGTCACCTCCTATGGCAACCACACCAGCGTGGTGAAGCGCGGCAAATGGGTGCTGGAAAACCTGCTGGCCGCAGCGCCCCCGCCGCCCCCGCCCGACGTGCCCGCGCTGCAGGAAGCCCATGGCGGCAAGCTGCTGACCGCGCGCCAGCAGTTGGAGCTGCACCGCTCCAACCCCTCTTGCGCGGCCTGCCATGTGCGGATGGACCCGATGGGCTTTTCGCTGGAAAATTATGATGCGGTGGGCGCATGGCGCACCATGGATGTCGGCCAGCCGATCGACAACAGCGGCATCCTGCCCGATGGCACCCATTTCGCGGGGCTTTCGGGGCTGCAAAAGATCCTGCTCGATCACCGCGAACAGTTTGTTCAGGCCTTCACCTCGCGGCTGATGACCTATGCCCTCTCGCGCGGGCTCGGGCCTTTCGATCAGCCGCAGGTGCGCGCCATCGCCCATGCCGCCGATGGCGATGGCGACAAGATCCAGACGATCATTCGCGGCATCGTCTTCAGTGACAGCTTCCGCCTGAAGAAGGTGCCAGACGGCAAGCCCCTCACCCCCACCCAGATCACCATGAGGCAAGCTCGATGATCCTGCGCCGT is part of the Novosphingobium sp. genome and encodes:
- a CDS encoding adenosine deaminase, encoding MILRLLSRTGFAAAALLVGAPLMAAPQQTMAAVREAQVAAIFDHAAASPTALRVLLRAMPKGGDLHNHMGGSVYAEDFMRWAGEKGLCIDAATLAFAQPPCAPGFSEKEVAEKQPFLFARMIDNLSTRGWQHGVGRNDTSGHTQFFDSFEKFGPAETGKEAQGLVSTRRIAALDHVLYLELQHNPGGIWGWAGAAPDEALTQADLPRIFAREKPVMEAVVARSVAALDAQEQQVKAAMGCGTDRAEAGCGVAVHYLAQSARGMPPLGAFRSLMASFALAARDPRYVGVNIVEPEDWPISLRDYDLHMAMFRFLEGQYPQVHRSLHAGELAFGLVPPTDLADHIAKAIRDGGAQRIGHGTDIALESEANATMARMAREGIAVEINLTSNAVILGVSGADHPLNLYRRRGVPVVLSTDDQGVLRTDMTNEYLRAIREQGLTYRDLKQISRNGLEFSFIPGASLWQSRHVGLPVAACAAGFEAAACRVLAAGSEKARMQLALEGQLAAFERRAIEENKSA
- a CDS encoding DUF1592 domain-containing protein, which translates into the protein MTGRQSHRILTRSLMAMGALTVTAASLVRSQESAPIAPITRPAPDVAALFDAYCSSCHNDIDKVASFSLDDLKPGDVAQGAHADAWEKILSKMARQEMPPRSKDQPSPAERAALVAWLQSALDGYARAHPDPGRATVRRLNRVEYANAVRDLLGLQVDVSRDLPQDNSGYGFDNIADVLSVSPTLVERYVLVAGRVARLATGLGPVKPFATTHDIPKDGSIMNSGRPAYNDRMSERLPIGSRGGGAFDYYARAGGTYEVAGWLNANTNNEADRMAEDRVAVRVPLQAGAHVIGLSFRKSIAPDESVQTLRNTTDKVPLPVDKPIMLPMDVSVDGVKVQTVQVPSYRMSQRYSQQNFPRDVMEIDVLGPYDVAAKAPLPDTPSRRRIFTCHPSSAAQEEPCARSIVTSLARHAYRRPVSQSDIAPLMKTYAEERKTGSFETGVEAAVEAILVSPHFLFAVEGDPAGAAPGSVHAVGDLELATRLSLFLWSSIPDEQLLTLAQQNRLHDPAVMNAQITRMLADPRSTALTKNFAGQWLYLRNLDQQRPDTDVFPQFDVRLRAAMAQETELFFTHVLQSNRSVLDFLSSDYTFLNARLAQHYGIPGINGTAMRLVKLDPAWHRGGLLGQASILTVTSYGNHTSVVKRGKWVLENLLAAAPPPPPPDVPALQEAHGGKLLTARQQLELHRSNPSCAACHVRMDPMGFSLENYDAVGAWRTMDVGQPIDNSGILPDGTHFAGLSGLQKILLDHREQFVQAFTSRLMTYALSRGLGPFDQPQVRAIAHAADGDGDKIQTIIRGIVFSDSFRLKKVPDGKPLTPTQITMRQAR